A genomic segment from Sulfuritalea hydrogenivorans sk43H encodes:
- a CDS encoding acetyltransferase codes for MTKVILAGNAITADILYSYLRADSRYEVVGLTVDDEFIDQGSVDGFAAVGLSQVKERFAPQTCRVVMAVGYNDLNRVRESLFLRLKAMGYAVETYVHPAAQVCSSHALGEGCVVLPSAVIEPHARVGANSMVWSNVTLAHHSSIAEHCWIAAGTVISGQASVLRNSFIGVNATVVNEVTVGEYNIVGAGALITKDTKPHTVHLARSAEPFRYSSDDYVKYFGI; via the coding sequence ATGACGAAGGTAATTCTGGCGGGCAACGCAATAACGGCCGACATCCTTTACTCCTATCTGCGGGCCGACAGCCGCTATGAAGTAGTGGGGCTTACGGTGGATGACGAATTCATCGACCAGGGAAGCGTGGATGGCTTTGCTGCCGTAGGCTTGTCCCAGGTAAAAGAACGTTTCGCGCCACAGACCTGCCGTGTCGTTATGGCGGTCGGCTACAACGATCTCAACCGGGTCCGCGAGTCGCTTTTCCTGCGGCTCAAGGCAATGGGATATGCGGTGGAGACCTACGTTCATCCCGCTGCGCAAGTGTGTTCGAGTCATGCACTGGGGGAAGGTTGCGTGGTATTGCCATCTGCCGTCATCGAACCCCATGCACGCGTTGGCGCCAACAGCATGGTATGGAGCAACGTGACCCTGGCCCATCACAGCAGCATCGCGGAGCACTGCTGGATTGCGGCGGGAACCGTCATTTCGGGCCAGGCCAGCGTATTGCGCAACAGTTTCATCGGCGTGAATGCCACGGTGGTGAACGAAGTGACGGTGGGCGAGTACAACATCGTCGGTGCCGGCGCCCTGATCACCAAGGACACCAAGCCCCACACCGTGCATCTAGCACGCTCCGCCGAGCCGTTTCGCTACTCGTCGGATGACTATGTGAAGTATTTTGGAATCTGA
- a CDS encoding acyl carrier protein: protein MNKRLTALLADVFRLRESEIHPDLKKADVGSWDSLKQMDLVMSLEGEYGIVLMIPDIVRMVSVAGIVAVLKEKGVDLAD from the coding sequence ATGAACAAACGATTGACAGCTCTGTTGGCCGACGTGTTTCGTTTGCGCGAATCCGAGATTCATCCGGACCTGAAAAAGGCCGACGTGGGAAGTTGGGACTCACTGAAACAGATGGACCTGGTGATGTCCCTGGAAGGCGAATACGGGATCGTGCTGATGATCCCCGACATCGTTCGCATGGTGTCCGTCGCCGGTATCGTCGCCGTGCTGAAGGAGAAGGGAGTCGATCTTGCGGATTGA
- a CDS encoding SDR family NAD(P)-dependent oxidoreductase: protein MRIDGAVALVTGGARGLGLAIASHLQSLGATVIAADLDQDALSQLPASLTGRILDVTSPADARAVIAEIIERHGRIDILVNNAGVIYNEPFVNIMNPDGIMHDYGRFRASLNVNLDSVFIMTSAVVEQMVTRRGKGVIVNISSICACGNEGQTAYSAAKAAVNAMTVTWSRELGRWGIRCNAVAPGFIDTDSTRRALSEPILKHIQASTPLRRLGEAGEVAQAVAAVIENDFINGAVLAVNGGLAI, encoded by the coding sequence TTGCGGATTGACGGCGCCGTCGCCCTGGTGACGGGAGGCGCCCGGGGACTGGGCTTGGCAATCGCCAGCCATTTGCAATCCCTCGGCGCCACCGTGATCGCCGCCGACCTGGATCAGGATGCGCTGAGCCAATTGCCCGCATCCCTGACAGGGCGCATTCTGGACGTCACCTCTCCCGCCGATGCCAGGGCGGTCATCGCCGAAATCATCGAGCGCCACGGCCGCATCGACATCCTGGTGAACAACGCCGGCGTGATTTACAACGAACCCTTCGTCAACATCATGAATCCCGACGGCATCATGCACGACTACGGCCGCTTCCGCGCTTCGCTGAACGTCAATCTGGATTCGGTGTTCATCATGACGTCAGCGGTCGTCGAGCAGATGGTCACGCGACGCGGCAAGGGCGTGATTGTCAATATCAGTTCCATCTGTGCCTGCGGCAACGAGGGCCAGACGGCGTATTCCGCGGCCAAGGCGGCGGTCAATGCGATGACCGTCACCTGGTCCAGGGAACTGGGGCGCTGGGGCATACGCTGCAATGCCGTGGCGCCCGGCTTCATCGACACCGACTCTACCCGTCGGGCCCTGAGCGAGCCGATACTGAAGCATATTCAGGCCAGTACCCCTCTGCGCCGCCTCGGCGAAGCCGGTGAGGTGGCGCAGGCGGTGGCGGCCGTCATTGAAAACGATTTCATCAACGGCGCGGTCTTGGCCGTCAATGGCGGACTCGCGATCTGA
- a CDS encoding formyltransferase family protein yields MGSRFVFVGNRRFVLEQMILEGLDLTAVFVVGGTHLERDLNNGLLPKVTNWIVVGSKAELLSQLEKNRFDVLVSNGCPYILPISDLPAARYVNIHPSFLPDLRGADPTIGAILLERDTGATCHVMDAGIDTGPIISQVRIPYSDDLDATTLYQLSFIAEKRVFSRSLARDFQPAADQEEVPGLIYYSRKGGDRVITFTEPNDLILRKIRAFNNRSQGCEFVASGGRFRVFSARLMHNPFLAEIVTDFPALTVALIYENSIAFHKDGQVMRFDSVQPDGNGAMAIGDRLLSA; encoded by the coding sequence ATGGGCAGTCGTTTTGTTTTCGTCGGCAACAGGCGATTTGTCCTGGAGCAGATGATCCTTGAGGGCCTGGACCTGACTGCCGTGTTCGTGGTCGGCGGCACGCATCTGGAGCGCGACCTGAACAACGGCCTGCTGCCGAAAGTGACCAACTGGATCGTCGTCGGCAGCAAGGCGGAACTCCTGAGTCAGCTTGAGAAAAATCGATTCGATGTATTGGTCTCCAATGGCTGCCCTTACATCCTGCCCATATCCGACCTGCCTGCGGCCCGTTACGTCAATATACATCCATCATTTCTTCCAGACCTGCGCGGGGCCGATCCCACCATAGGCGCGATACTGCTCGAACGGGACACCGGCGCCACGTGCCATGTCATGGATGCGGGGATCGACACCGGCCCCATAATTTCGCAAGTCCGCATCCCCTACAGCGACGACCTGGACGCAACGACGCTTTACCAACTGAGCTTCATCGCCGAGAAACGGGTCTTCTCCCGGTCCCTGGCCCGGGATTTTCAACCGGCGGCGGATCAGGAGGAGGTTCCGGGCCTGATTTACTACAGCCGGAAGGGGGGCGACCGGGTGATCACCTTCACCGAACCGAACGATCTGATCCTGCGAAAAATCCGGGCGTTCAACAACAGGTCGCAAGGCTGCGAATTCGTCGCGAGTGGCGGCCGGTTCCGGGTGTTCTCGGCGCGACTCATGCACAACCCGTTTCTTGCCGAAATCGTGACGGATTTCCCGGCGCTGACCGTGGCCTTGATCTATGAGAATTCCATAGCCTTCCACAAGGACGGCCAGGTCATGCGCTTTGATAGCGTTCAGCCTGACGGAAATGGCGCAATGGCCATCGGCGACCGGCTGCTTTCGGCATGA
- a CDS encoding amino acid adenylation domain-containing protein: MKAYAYNLSQRFAEVCGGDGSRPALRYPERTVSFGELAGMVERLARHILNHGCQRGDVIAIGHTKRPLSFALMLAALRLGVAYVNIDVASPTARTARILRTSGATLLFFDDPAHWDAMAELAASHACPLLHLDESQLPEISAAEREEHSRLSSRVDGACIAYIMFTSGSTGVPKGVAVTHQNVLHFIAWGQRQFEVSEKDNFANLSPMYFDNSVFDFYVGLFSGASLSPVSRELLSDPYALAAHVGNMACTVWFSVPSLLMYLMTMKALTAAGLPSLRAIVFGGEGYPKVELKKLHDLFSRQAQLVNVYGPTECTCICSAHRLGDADFDDLEGLPTLGHLNPNFDYRIVDEEDRDTASGELCLIGPNVAAGYFNDPERTAAAFHTLTDARRYMKRMYRTGDLVREEGGRLYFMGRKDNQIKHMGYRIELEEIEQALMRQPAIHQAAVMYQRGHAAYGKLIGFVASTEQLDDREVLTELAGLLPDYMVPARLFVLSELPKNPNGKVDRQRLKDLLAQQ; encoded by the coding sequence ATGAAGGCCTATGCCTACAATTTGTCCCAGCGCTTTGCCGAGGTCTGCGGCGGCGACGGCAGTCGCCCGGCGCTGCGGTATCCCGAGCGCACCGTCAGCTTCGGCGAACTGGCCGGCATGGTTGAACGTCTGGCCCGGCACATCCTGAATCACGGATGCCAGCGCGGCGACGTCATCGCCATCGGCCACACCAAGCGCCCCTTGTCCTTCGCCCTGATGCTCGCCGCCCTCAGGCTGGGGGTGGCCTATGTCAATATCGACGTGGCGTCGCCGACGGCGCGCACGGCCAGGATTCTGCGCACCAGCGGCGCCACGCTGCTGTTTTTCGACGATCCGGCCCATTGGGACGCCATGGCGGAACTGGCCGCTTCCCACGCCTGCCCGCTGCTCCATCTCGACGAGTCGCAATTGCCGGAGATTTCCGCCGCCGAGCGGGAAGAGCACTCCCGATTGTCGTCCCGGGTGGACGGCGCCTGCATCGCCTACATCATGTTCACTTCGGGTTCCACCGGCGTCCCGAAAGGCGTGGCGGTCACCCATCAGAACGTATTGCACTTCATCGCCTGGGGCCAGCGGCAGTTCGAGGTCTCGGAGAAGGACAACTTCGCCAACCTGAGTCCGATGTACTTCGACAATTCGGTTTTCGATTTCTATGTCGGACTGTTTTCGGGGGCATCCCTCAGCCCGGTTTCCCGTGAGTTGCTGTCCGACCCCTACGCGTTGGCGGCCCACGTCGGGAACATGGCGTGCACCGTGTGGTTTTCCGTGCCGTCCCTGCTCATGTACCTGATGACCATGAAAGCCTTGACCGCGGCGGGACTGCCTTCGCTGCGGGCCATCGTTTTTGGTGGCGAGGGCTATCCCAAGGTGGAGCTGAAAAAACTTCACGACCTGTTTTCAAGGCAGGCGCAACTGGTCAACGTCTACGGCCCCACCGAATGCACGTGCATTTGCAGCGCACATCGCCTGGGCGATGCAGACTTCGACGATCTGGAGGGGCTGCCCACCCTGGGCCATCTGAATCCCAACTTCGATTACCGCATCGTTGACGAAGAAGACCGGGACACGGCGAGCGGCGAGCTGTGCCTGATCGGACCGAATGTGGCAGCGGGCTATTTCAACGATCCGGAACGAACCGCCGCCGCCTTCCATACCCTCACCGACGCCCGCCGCTACATGAAGCGAATGTATCGCACCGGCGACCTGGTGCGTGAAGAGGGCGGCCGCCTGTATTTCATGGGCCGCAAGGACAATCAGATAAAGCACATGGGCTATCGCATCGAACTGGAGGAAATTGAACAGGCCCTGATGCGGCAGCCCGCGATACATCAGGCCGCCGTAATGTATCAACGTGGCCATGCGGCCTACGGCAAGTTGATCGGCTTCGTCGCCAGCACCGAACAATTGGACGACCGGGAGGTATTGACGGAATTGGCCGGGCTGCTGCCGGATTACATGGTGCCGGCCCGGCTGTTCGTCCTCTCCGAATTGCCGAAGAATCCGAATGGCAAGGTGGATCGCCAGCGGTTGAAAGACCTGCTGGCGCAGCAGTGA
- a CDS encoding WbqC family protein yields the protein MRVGIIQSCYVPWRGFFDFIASVDKFVFLDDVQYTRRDWRTRNQLKTPNGLVWISVPVRYGARGTQAIDQTEVIYSATDDWRERHLNMFRQHYSRAPSYAAARSILENAFAFQDRSISELNIRLVRSVCASLGIRTELLSSRDLRAEGAKTDRLIDILRKVGASRYLSGASADAYLDKHAFAASGIALEYKTYDYPPYPQLWGEFIGGVSVLDLIANCGPASADFLRSRSPDRVIVPAPHPPT from the coding sequence GTGAGGGTCGGCATCATCCAGTCCTGCTACGTGCCCTGGCGGGGCTTTTTCGACTTCATCGCCAGCGTGGACAAGTTCGTGTTCCTCGACGACGTGCAGTACACGCGTCGCGACTGGCGCACCCGGAATCAGCTGAAGACACCGAACGGCCTGGTATGGATTTCCGTCCCGGTCAGATATGGCGCCCGTGGCACGCAGGCCATCGACCAGACCGAGGTGATCTACTCGGCCACGGATGACTGGCGGGAGCGGCACTTGAACATGTTTCGCCAGCATTATTCCAGGGCGCCCTCCTACGCGGCCGCCAGAAGCATCCTGGAAAACGCCTTCGCGTTCCAGGACCGCAGCATCAGCGAGCTGAACATTCGCCTCGTGCGCTCGGTCTGCGCAAGCCTCGGCATCCGCACCGAACTCCTGTCGTCCCGCGACTTGCGCGCCGAGGGCGCAAAAACCGATCGCCTGATCGACATCCTGCGCAAGGTCGGCGCCTCCCGCTATCTGTCGGGCGCCAGCGCCGACGCCTATCTCGACAAGCATGCCTTCGCCGCCAGCGGCATCGCGCTGGAATACAAGACCTACGACTATCCGCCGTATCCGCAGTTGTGGGGCGAGTTCATCGGCGGTGTCAGCGTGCTCGACCTGATTGCCAACTGCGGGCCGGCCAGCGCGGATTTTCTTCGCAGCCGCAGCCCCGACCGGGTCATCGTTCCGGCGCCGCATCCGCCAACCTGA
- the rffA gene encoding dTDP-4-amino-4,6-dideoxygalactose transaminase, with amino-acid sequence METIGFNKPYMSGKELYYIARAHFNARLAGDGPFTAACHESLEGFVGCKRALLTHSCTAALEMSALLLDIQPGDEVIMPSYTFVSTANAFALRGGVPVFVDIREDVLNLDESLIEAAITPRTRAIVPVHYAGVGCEMDTILDIAARHGLKVVEDAAQAFMSRYKGRPLGGIGDLGALSFHETKNVISGEGGALLVNDASLIARAEIIREKGTDRTRFFRGEADKYTWQEVGSSFLPGELTAAFLLAQLEDAREITRRRIEAWNHYHELLQPLEAGGLLRRPVVPPECEHNGHMYYVLLPAEVDRQHVLAELLGEGIHAVFHYVPLHDSPAGRRHGRVHGTLKQTEDLAARLIRLPLWVEISRPQQARICATLRRVLEKS; translated from the coding sequence ATGGAAACAATCGGATTCAACAAGCCCTACATGAGCGGCAAGGAGCTGTACTACATCGCGCGAGCCCATTTCAACGCGCGCCTGGCGGGCGACGGACCGTTCACCGCGGCCTGCCACGAGTCGCTGGAGGGGTTTGTCGGCTGCAAGCGTGCCCTGCTGACCCATTCCTGCACCGCGGCACTGGAAATGTCGGCGCTGTTGCTTGACATCCAGCCCGGCGATGAAGTCATCATGCCGTCGTACACCTTCGTATCCACCGCCAACGCGTTTGCCCTGCGCGGCGGCGTTCCGGTATTTGTCGATATCCGCGAGGACGTCCTGAATCTCGACGAATCGCTGATCGAGGCGGCGATCACGCCGCGCACCCGGGCGATCGTGCCGGTGCATTACGCCGGTGTCGGCTGCGAGATGGACACCATTCTCGACATCGCCGCCAGGCACGGATTGAAAGTGGTCGAGGATGCCGCGCAAGCCTTCATGTCGCGCTATAAGGGGCGTCCGCTGGGTGGCATCGGCGATCTTGGCGCGCTGAGTTTTCATGAGACGAAGAATGTGATCTCGGGCGAAGGCGGTGCGCTGCTGGTGAATGACGCATCCCTGATCGCGCGTGCTGAAATCATCCGCGAAAAGGGCACCGACCGCACGCGCTTTTTCCGCGGCGAAGCGGACAAGTACACCTGGCAGGAGGTGGGTTCGTCGTTCCTGCCGGGGGAACTGACAGCCGCCTTCCTGCTGGCGCAGCTCGAAGATGCCCGTGAAATCACCCGGCGCCGCATCGAGGCCTGGAATCATTACCATGAACTGCTGCAGCCCCTGGAAGCCGGGGGCCTGCTGCGGCGCCCGGTGGTTCCGCCGGAATGCGAGCACAACGGCCACATGTACTACGTCCTGCTGCCGGCCGAGGTCGATCGCCAGCACGTGCTCGCTGAATTGCTCGGGGAAGGGATCCACGCCGTTTTCCACTATGTACCCCTGCACGATTCTCCGGCGGGAAGGCGCCATGGTCGTGTGCATGGCACGTTGAAGCAAACCGAAGACCTTGCCGCGCGCCTGATACGGCTTCCGCTCTGGGTCGAAATTTCCCGGCCGCAGCAAGCGCGCATATGTGCAACCCTGAGGCGGGTACTCGAAAAGTCCTGA
- a CDS encoding ANTAR domain-containing response regulator, with amino-acid sequence MLRILIIDESRARAAELCAALAMAGHQVAAVLPSALDLTAQIEQIKPDVILIETDSPSRDTLENLAVMEREMPRPVIILTQDRDAALMRAAFQAGVSAYVVDNLDLARLKPIVDVAIARFEAHQLLKQELATATRKLSERKLIDKAKGILMKTRSLDEDQAYAALRKLAMDRAQPLGKVAGDLVEMAKLLL; translated from the coding sequence ATGCTGCGCATTCTCATCATCGACGAATCCCGCGCCCGCGCTGCCGAACTCTGCGCGGCGCTGGCCATGGCCGGCCACCAGGTGGCGGCCGTGCTGCCGTCGGCGCTCGACCTCACGGCGCAAATCGAGCAGATCAAACCCGACGTGATCCTGATCGAAACCGATTCGCCGTCGCGCGACACGCTGGAGAACCTCGCGGTGATGGAGCGCGAGATGCCGCGCCCGGTGATCATCCTGACCCAGGACCGCGACGCGGCCCTGATGCGCGCCGCGTTCCAGGCCGGAGTGTCGGCCTATGTCGTTGATAATCTTGACCTGGCGCGGCTGAAGCCGATCGTGGACGTGGCCATTGCGCGCTTCGAGGCGCACCAGCTTCTCAAGCAGGAACTGGCGACGGCCACCCGCAAGTTGTCCGAGCGCAAGCTCATCGACAAGGCCAAGGGCATCCTGATGAAGACGCGCAGCCTGGACGAGGATCAGGCCTACGCCGCCTTGCGCAAGCTGGCGATGGACCGCGCCCAGCCGCTGGGCAAAGTCGCCGGCGATCTGGTGGAAATGGCGAAGCTGTTGCTGTAG